A section of the Bradyrhizobium oligotrophicum S58 genome encodes:
- a CDS encoding SDR family oxidoreductase: protein MADDSKPSMSRRQMVGGTATLAAASLASATAKGREAMGETSATSEGLVDPKDKYPKPPFDQQSQPWPGLAGKMSPRPDHGETSYKGSGRLAGRKALITGGDSGMGRAAAIAYAREGADVAINYYPTEEPDAQEVIDLIRAEGRKAVAIPGDLRNESFCQQLVERAVEALGGLDIVVNNAARQQTRQSILEVSSEDFDATMKTNIYAPFWIIKAALPHLKPGSVIIGTSSEQAYDPSPDLYDYAQTKAATMNYVKSLAKQLGPKGIRVNAVAPGPIWTPLQVSGGATMEKLEKFGGQTPLGRPGQPAELGSIYVQLAAADASYANGQVYGSSGGSGQP, encoded by the coding sequence GCAACGCTTGCGGCTGCCTCGCTGGCCTCCGCAACGGCAAAAGGACGTGAGGCAATGGGTGAGACTTCTGCGACGAGCGAAGGGCTCGTCGACCCCAAGGACAAGTATCCGAAGCCGCCGTTCGATCAACAGTCGCAGCCGTGGCCAGGTCTCGCCGGCAAGATGTCTCCCCGGCCGGATCATGGAGAAACCAGCTACAAAGGCTCGGGCCGCCTCGCCGGCCGCAAGGCGCTCATCACTGGAGGGGATTCAGGAATGGGACGTGCTGCCGCCATTGCATATGCGCGAGAAGGTGCTGACGTTGCCATCAACTACTATCCGACCGAGGAGCCGGATGCCCAAGAGGTGATCGATCTGATCAGGGCGGAAGGCCGAAAGGCAGTCGCCATTCCCGGCGATCTTCGCAACGAGAGCTTCTGTCAGCAGCTGGTCGAGCGGGCCGTGGAAGCGCTGGGCGGCCTCGACATCGTCGTCAACAATGCTGCCCGACAACAGACCCGCCAATCGATCCTGGAGGTTTCGTCGGAGGACTTCGACGCCACCATGAAGACCAACATCTATGCGCCGTTCTGGATCATCAAGGCCGCGCTGCCGCACCTCAAGCCCGGCTCGGTCATCATCGGCACGTCGTCCGAGCAGGCCTACGACCCCTCGCCCGACCTCTACGACTATGCGCAGACAAAGGCCGCGACCATGAACTACGTCAAGTCGCTGGCCAAGCAGCTCGGGCCAAAAGGCATTCGCGTCAACGCCGTCGCTCCAGGACCGATCTGGACACCGCTGCAGGTATCGGGCGGAGCGACAATGGAGAAGCTCGAGAAATTCGGCGGCCAGACCCCGCTTGGCCGCCCCGGTCAGCCGGCAGAGCTCGGCTCCATATACGTCCAGTTGGCCGCAGCAGACGCAAGCTACGCCAATGGACAGGTCTATGGATCATCGGGCGGGTCCGGGCAGCCGTGA